The genomic region CCGACTTCGGCAAACTAGTGGCCGACGAGACCGAGAAGTGGGGCAAGGTGGTCAAGTTCGCCGGTGCCAAGGTGGACTAAAGCGCGATGAGATTCGGTCGAATCGTCATCGCACTTTAACTTGTTGTTTAAGCATGGTCTTCCCGGAAAACCGCTTCCCACTTCTCCGGATCATGCTTTAGCTTCGCGCCGTCGCGCGCGGTGGATTTTTTGAAAGCGCCGCCGCCATCGCCGATATCAGCGGCCGCATGAAGAAGGCGTCTTCGGCCGGGTAGATGTCGGTGCGCAGGCCGTGGGATTTGAGCTCGTCCGATACCGCCGGTCCGACGGAAGCGATCGGCGTACGCTCGAACCCCTGGCGTAACCTGTCCTCGCAACCGCGCGCCCGTGCCACCTCGATGAGCCGACGGACCTGGCCGAGATTGGTCAGCGCGATCGCGTCGATGCGGCCCTGCGCCATCTCCTCGATCGCGGTGACGATGTTGGCGTCGGCGGCCTGCGCATCATAGACATAGGGCAGCACCGTATCGACCTCGGCGCCCTGTGCCTTGATCGCGCCGATCAGGGTGGCGTGATCCTTGTCCGGATAGAGCTGCAGGCCGAGCCGATGGCCGGCGAGGTCGAGCTTCGACAGCATCTCCGCGACGCCTTCCGACGTCGGCTTCTCGGTCGTCATTTGCGGCTCCAGGCCGATCTCGCGCAGCGCCCGGCCGGGCTTGGGGCCGCGGGCGAATTTGCGCGCCTTGGCGAGGCCATCGACGAACTCCCGCTCGACGCCGATCCGGCGCACGACCTTCATCAGCCGGCGCAGGCCTTCGCCGGTCATCAGCACGAGATCGTCGAGCGGCCGTTCGATAGCGCGGCGAATCCAGGCCTCGATCGGCGCCGCATCAGGCGCATCGTGGATGGTGAACATTGGGCATTGCAGCACGTCGGCCCCCTGCTCGGCGAGCAGGCGGGAAAACTGCGCCTCCTCGCGCGTCTCGAGGATCAGGATGCGGTAGCCGTTCAGCCGTTCAGCCATGATGGTCCCTAACAAACATTGTCGTCATTTGTTCGATTTGACCCCCGCGCCGGGATTGGCGCAAGGCCGCCTGCGGTGTAGACGAGGGCCGAAAATGACCGTTCCACCAATCTGCTCAAGCTTTGGTCAATTGGCATGCCCGACCATCAATTCGTTTTGACCCTGTCCTGTCCGGATCGTCCGGGGATCGTCTCGGCGGTCTCGACGTTTCTTGCCCATAACGGCCAGAACATCCTGGACGCCCAGCAGTTCGATGACGTCGAAACCGGCAAGTTCTTCATGCGCGTGGTGTTCACCGCGGCCGACCTAGCGGTCGAGCTCGCGGCGCTGCAGACCGGCTTTGCCGCGATCGCCGAACGGTTCGGCATGGAATGGCAGATGCGCGATCGCGCCAGCCGCCGCCGGGTGATGCTATTGGTGTCGAAGTCCGATCACTGCCTGGTCGACATCCTCTACCGCTGGCGCACCGGCGAGCTCGAAATGATCCCGACCGCTGTTGTCTCCAACCATCCGCGCGAGACCTACGGCTCGCTCGATTTCGGCGATATCCCGTTCCATCATCTGCCGGTGACGAAAGAGACCAAGCGGCAGCAGGAAGACGCGGTATGGAAACTGGCCCAGGACACCAAGACCGATCTCGTGGTGCTGGCCCGCTACATGCAGATCCTGTCGGACGAGATGTCGGCACGGCTGTCGGGCCGCTGCATCAACATCCATCATTCCTTCCTGCCGGGCTTCAAGGGCGCCAGGCCCTACCATCAGGCGCATGAGCGCGGCGTCAAGCTGATCGGCGCCACGGCGCATTACGTCACCAGCGATCTCGACGAGGGGCCGATCATCGACCAGGACGTCGAGCGTATCAGCCATCGCGACACGCCTGAGGATCTCGTGCGCAAGGGGCGCGACATCGAGCGCCGGGTGCTGGCGCGCGCGATCCGCTACCATCTCGCCGATCGCGTCATCCTCAACGGACGCAAGACCGTGGTGTTCGTGGACTGATCCGCACTTCGCTCGCCCGCACAAGGCGATGCGGGCTCTGCCGGCCGACCGTGCGCTCAGCGGGCCGCGTCCTGCGGTGCCGTTGCCGGCTTCGCCTCGTCGCCGCGCTGGGCCGCAGGC from Bradyrhizobium elkanii USDA 76 harbors:
- a CDS encoding uroporphyrinogen-III synthase; translated protein: MAERLNGYRILILETREEAQFSRLLAEQGADVLQCPMFTIHDAPDAAPIEAWIRRAIERPLDDLVLMTGEGLRRLMKVVRRIGVEREFVDGLAKARKFARGPKPGRALREIGLEPQMTTEKPTSEGVAEMLSKLDLAGHRLGLQLYPDKDHATLIGAIKAQGAEVDTVLPYVYDAQAADANIVTAIEEMAQGRIDAIALTNLGQVRRLIEVARARGCEDRLRQGFERTPIASVGPAVSDELKSHGLRTDIYPAEDAFFMRPLISAMAAALSKNPPRATARS
- the purU gene encoding formyltetrahydrofolate deformylase; this encodes MPDHQFVLTLSCPDRPGIVSAVSTFLAHNGQNILDAQQFDDVETGKFFMRVVFTAADLAVELAALQTGFAAIAERFGMEWQMRDRASRRRVMLLVSKSDHCLVDILYRWRTGELEMIPTAVVSNHPRETYGSLDFGDIPFHHLPVTKETKRQQEDAVWKLAQDTKTDLVVLARYMQILSDEMSARLSGRCINIHHSFLPGFKGARPYHQAHERGVKLIGATAHYVTSDLDEGPIIDQDVERISHRDTPEDLVRKGRDIERRVLARAIRYHLADRVILNGRKTVVFVD